In the Akkermansiaceae bacterium genome, one interval contains:
- a CDS encoding FdhF/YdeP family oxidoreductase, with translation MSDEEQPVQEKPKKWAAGLPAVTSSMKFIMEGPGLLRGTAGLLEMNQKGGFDCPSCAWPDPDGNRSIAEFCENGAKALASEATSKLADRKFFAEHSVRDLQEQTDLWHDRQGRIAEPMILRAGAEHYQPVSWEDAFRIIASHLRKLGSPDEAIFYTSGRASNEAAFLYQLFVRSYGTNNLPDCSNMCHESSGLALKQSIGVGKGTVTMDDFLEADVILCAGQNPGTNHPRMLTTLEEAVKRGAEIVAINPLRETGLVAFAHPQHVGALFGRSTPLASRFLQVRINGDLALFRGIAKALLEEETLSPGVLDASFLRDHTEGFGAYRNAVEETRWEEIVRMSGVEESAIRSLAELLVKKSRKVITCWAMGLTQHRNAVAAIREITNVHLLLGAIGRPGAGLCPVRGHSNVQGDRTVGIFEKMPEAFHAALDRECGISSPRKHGFDTVASIHAMHDGRAKVFFALGGNFLQASPDTDYTAEALRNCELTCHVSTKLNRSHLVTGKTALILPCLGRSERDGIDHFVTCENSMGVVQMSQGVLSPASPDLLSEVAIVARLAEEYHRNGSPVPWKWLAEDYDRIRDLIERVVPGFENYNDRVSHPGGFYLPNAAKERQWDTPERKAVFASGPIGIFEPAPGRLVLQTLRSHDQFNTTVYGPDDRYRGISDARRIILVNPEDLVERGIKPGTPVDITSHWEGGTRTARGFVALPYEMPRGSAAAYFPEANVLVPIGSQAEGSGTPTSKSVEIDISEEGGHSCPPAAMAR, from the coding sequence ATGAGCGACGAGGAACAGCCGGTGCAGGAAAAGCCCAAAAAATGGGCGGCGGGGCTGCCGGCGGTGACTTCCTCCATGAAGTTCATCATGGAGGGTCCGGGCCTCCTGCGCGGAACCGCCGGGCTGCTGGAGATGAACCAGAAAGGCGGCTTCGACTGCCCGAGCTGCGCCTGGCCGGACCCGGACGGGAACCGCTCCATCGCGGAGTTTTGTGAAAACGGGGCGAAGGCGCTCGCCTCTGAGGCCACCTCGAAGCTGGCCGACCGGAAATTTTTCGCGGAGCACTCCGTCCGCGACCTGCAGGAACAGACGGACCTCTGGCACGACCGGCAGGGCCGCATCGCGGAGCCGATGATCCTGCGCGCGGGTGCGGAGCACTATCAGCCCGTTTCCTGGGAAGATGCGTTCCGGATCATCGCCTCCCACCTGCGGAAGCTCGGCTCGCCGGATGAGGCCATCTTCTACACCTCCGGGCGGGCCAGCAATGAGGCGGCGTTCCTCTATCAGCTCTTCGTCCGCAGCTACGGGACGAACAACCTGCCGGACTGCTCCAACATGTGCCACGAGTCGAGCGGCCTGGCCCTGAAGCAATCCATCGGCGTGGGGAAGGGGACCGTGACCATGGACGACTTCCTGGAGGCGGATGTCATCCTCTGCGCCGGGCAGAATCCGGGCACGAACCACCCGCGCATGCTCACCACGCTGGAGGAGGCCGTGAAGCGCGGCGCGGAGATCGTGGCCATCAACCCGCTGCGGGAGACCGGCCTGGTCGCCTTCGCCCATCCGCAGCATGTGGGCGCCCTGTTCGGTCGTTCCACCCCGCTCGCCTCCCGGTTCCTGCAGGTCCGGATCAATGGGGATCTCGCCCTTTTCCGCGGCATCGCCAAGGCGTTGCTGGAAGAGGAAACGCTTTCCCCCGGCGTGCTGGACGCCTCTTTCCTCCGCGACCACACGGAGGGCTTCGGCGCCTACCGGAACGCGGTGGAGGAAACCCGCTGGGAGGAGATCGTCCGCATGAGCGGGGTTGAGGAAAGCGCCATCCGTTCGCTCGCGGAACTGCTGGTGAAAAAATCCCGCAAGGTCATCACCTGCTGGGCCATGGGCCTCACCCAGCACCGCAACGCCGTGGCCGCCATCCGGGAAATCACCAACGTCCACCTGCTGCTGGGGGCCATCGGCAGGCCCGGCGCGGGGCTATGCCCCGTGCGCGGCCACAGCAACGTGCAGGGGGACCGCACCGTCGGCATCTTCGAGAAAATGCCGGAGGCCTTCCATGCAGCGCTCGACCGGGAGTGCGGCATTTCCTCACCGCGCAAGCACGGCTTCGACACGGTGGCATCCATCCACGCCATGCACGATGGCCGGGCGAAGGTATTCTTCGCGCTCGGCGGGAATTTCCTCCAGGCCTCCCCGGACACGGACTACACCGCGGAGGCCCTGCGCAACTGCGAGCTGACCTGCCATGTTTCCACCAAGCTGAACCGCAGCCACTTGGTCACCGGAAAGACCGCGCTCATCCTGCCATGCCTCGGCCGCAGCGAGAGGGACGGAATCGACCATTTCGTCACGTGTGAGAACTCCATGGGTGTCGTCCAGATGTCGCAGGGCGTGCTTTCCCCCGCGTCGCCCGACCTGCTCAGCGAAGTGGCCATCGTCGCCCGGCTCGCGGAGGAGTATCACCGGAATGGCAGTCCGGTGCCGTGGAAATGGCTGGCGGAAGACTACGACCGCATCCGCGATCTCATCGAGAGGGTGGTGCCCGGTTTTGAAAACTACAACGACCGCGTCTCCCATCCCGGCGGCTTTTATCTGCCGAACGCCGCGAAGGAACGCCAGTGGGATACTCCGGAAAGGAAAGCCGTATTTGCCAGCGGACCCATCGGGATCTTCGAGCCCGCCCCGGGTCGTCTGGTCCTCCAAACCCTCCGCAGCCATGACCAGTTCAACACCACCGTCTATGGCCCGGACGACCGCTACCGCGGCATCTCCGATGCGCGACGCATCATCCTGGTGAACCCGGAGGATCTGGTGGAACGCGGTATCAAGCCCGGCACCCCCGTGGACATCACCAGCCATTGGGAAGGCGGCACGCGCACCGCGCGTGGATTCGTCGCCCTGCCCTATGAGATGCCCCGCGGCAGCGCCGCCGCCTATTTCCCCGAAGCGAACGTGCTCGTCCCCATCGGCAGCCAGGCCGAGGGCAGCGGCACGCCGACCAGCAAGTCCGTGGAGATCGATATCAGTGAGGAGGGTGGACACTCTTGTCCACCGGCTGCAATGGCGAGGTAA
- the fdhD gene encoding formate dehydrogenase accessory sulfurtransferase FdhD produces MESVSHIPLLRQGPDGSQPATDVLAVEEPLELRLDGHPISVLMRTPGHDGELAAGFLVTEGIVHAMAQVRKIEPRRDENRVLVFLEDGVRVDLARLTRHLFTGSSCGLCGKATLDAILTHSPPIFPPVEITDEALLSAPEKMRAEQSIFDTTGGLHAAGLFSRTGELLVSREDIGRHNAVDKVIGRAFLDGMDLGETFLLVSGRASFEIMQKALAARIPLVAAVSAPSSLAVEFAKESGQGLIGFLRPPGFNRYA; encoded by the coding sequence ATGGAATCCGTCAGCCACATCCCGCTCCTGCGCCAGGGGCCTGATGGCTCCCAGCCCGCGACCGATGTGCTCGCGGTGGAGGAGCCTCTGGAACTGCGGCTGGACGGCCATCCCATTTCCGTGCTGATGCGGACGCCCGGTCATGACGGTGAACTGGCCGCCGGGTTCCTGGTCACGGAGGGCATCGTCCATGCGATGGCACAGGTCCGGAAGATCGAGCCACGGCGGGATGAGAACCGCGTGCTGGTGTTTCTGGAGGACGGGGTGCGGGTGGATCTGGCACGGCTCACCCGCCATCTGTTCACCGGGTCCTCCTGCGGCCTGTGCGGGAAGGCGACGCTCGATGCCATCCTCACGCACTCACCTCCCATTTTCCCACCGGTGGAAATCACGGACGAGGCGCTGCTTTCCGCGCCGGAAAAAATGAGGGCGGAGCAATCCATCTTCGACACGACCGGCGGGCTGCACGCGGCGGGCCTGTTTTCCCGCACCGGGGAGCTGTTGGTTTCCCGCGAGGACATTGGCAGGCACAACGCGGTGGACAAGGTGATCGGCAGGGCGTTCCTCGATGGCATGGATCTAGGGGAAACCTTCCTGCTGGTGTCCGGCAGGGCATCGTTCGAGATCATGCAGAAGGCGCTCGCGGCCAGGATCCCGCTGGTGGCCGCGGTTTCCGCGCCCAGTTCGCTGGCGGTGGAGTTCGCGAAGGAATCGGGCCAGGGGCTGATCGGATTTCTCAGGCCGCCGGGGTTCAACCGGTATGCGTGA
- a CDS encoding DUF1328 domain-containing protein translates to MLHWTLVFLVVALIAAVLGFSGIAGAAANIAYILFAVFLILWIVSLVMRGARR, encoded by the coding sequence ATGCTACACTGGACACTCGTATTCCTTGTCGTCGCCCTCATCGCCGCAGTCCTCGGATTCAGCGGTATCGCTGGCGCGGCCGCCAACATCGCCTATATCCTGTTCGCGGTGTTCCTGATCCTCTGGATCGTTTCCCTGGTCATGCGGGGGGCGCGCCGTTGA
- a CDS encoding ATP-dependent DNA helicase RecQ, with translation MPSPPAGTKPLVMTPHQALQQYFGFSKFLEGQEEVVSRIVSGGDGLVVMPTGGGKSLCYQLPALCFHGVTLVVSPLIALMKDQVDALVARGIAATMINSTLNWEEQKERLDGMRTGKYKLVYVAPERFRAESFLNALRGVEVSLFAVDEAHCLSQWGHDFRPDYLRLGKALEKIGWPQCVALTATATPVVREDIRNVLQLRDAFEQVSGFSRPNLSLNITAVDKAANKDERMRNVIAAHKTGIVYCATRKKVDSVSETLASWGVKCIAYHGGMSDQERERAQDLFITRKADVAVATNAFGMGIDRADVRFVVHYEIPGSVEAYYQEAGRAGRDGESAYCEMLFNYADTRTQEFFIEGANPTVAVIRSIYQYLLNEADRDYEVHRTLDEIAEGAEVKNPMSVGSALSTLARAGYIERFDIPGKRVRGTRLLKPHTLTRQLELDENSIEEKDRRDREKLKAMVEMSYSRICRQQWILTYFGEDDGSTCGTCDICREGGAGTARPPTEEEALIVRKALSGVARMSRRIPGGWEAKFGRGRIVQMLAGSKSQEILSAKLDELSTYGALKDKGAGYVNALTRSLSDAGLVVTVTGEYPLMTLTPAGEKVMRGERAYTLRWPDADAGGKQVNLKDHGFDGGLYAMLRDLRARIAKNEDVPPYVVFSNKALEGLARYRPADAEQAMQVPGIGAGKAQRYLKPFLKLISGWK, from the coding sequence ATGCCTTCGCCCCCAGCCGGAACCAAGCCGCTCGTGATGACGCCGCACCAGGCGTTGCAACAGTACTTCGGCTTTTCCAAGTTCCTGGAGGGGCAGGAGGAGGTGGTGTCGCGGATCGTTTCCGGTGGTGACGGTCTGGTGGTTATGCCCACCGGCGGGGGAAAATCCCTCTGCTACCAGCTTCCCGCGCTGTGTTTCCACGGTGTCACGCTTGTCGTTTCCCCGCTCATCGCGCTGATGAAGGACCAGGTGGACGCGCTGGTGGCTCGCGGCATCGCGGCGACCATGATCAACTCCACCCTCAACTGGGAGGAGCAGAAGGAGCGGCTGGATGGCATGCGGACCGGGAAATACAAGCTGGTCTATGTGGCTCCGGAGCGTTTCCGCGCGGAGAGCTTCCTCAACGCGCTGCGCGGGGTGGAGGTGTCGCTTTTCGCGGTGGATGAGGCGCACTGCCTCAGCCAGTGGGGCCATGACTTCCGCCCGGACTACCTGCGGCTGGGGAAGGCGCTGGAGAAGATCGGCTGGCCGCAGTGCGTGGCCCTCACCGCCACGGCTACCCCCGTCGTGCGGGAGGACATCCGCAACGTCCTGCAGCTCCGCGACGCGTTCGAGCAGGTCAGCGGATTCTCCCGGCCGAACCTTTCCCTGAACATCACCGCCGTGGACAAGGCGGCGAACAAGGACGAGCGCATGCGCAACGTCATCGCCGCGCACAAGACGGGCATCGTTTACTGCGCCACGCGCAAGAAGGTGGACAGCGTGTCCGAGACGCTGGCGAGCTGGGGCGTGAAATGCATCGCCTATCACGGCGGCATGAGCGACCAGGAGCGGGAAAGGGCGCAGGATCTTTTCATCACGCGCAAGGCGGATGTGGCCGTGGCGACCAACGCCTTCGGCATGGGCATCGACCGGGCTGATGTCCGCTTCGTCGTCCATTATGAGATCCCCGGAAGCGTGGAGGCCTACTACCAGGAGGCCGGGCGCGCCGGGCGGGACGGTGAAAGCGCCTACTGCGAGATGCTGTTCAACTACGCGGACACCCGCACGCAGGAGTTTTTCATCGAGGGGGCGAACCCCACCGTCGCGGTCATCCGCTCCATCTACCAATACCTCCTCAATGAGGCGGACCGCGACTACGAGGTGCACCGTACCCTGGACGAGATCGCGGAGGGGGCGGAGGTGAAGAACCCCATGTCCGTGGGCAGCGCGCTCTCCACCTTGGCCCGCGCCGGCTACATCGAGCGGTTCGACATCCCCGGCAAGCGCGTGCGCGGCACCCGCCTGCTGAAGCCGCACACCCTCACCCGCCAACTGGAACTGGATGAGAACTCCATCGAGGAAAAGGACCGCCGCGACCGGGAGAAGCTGAAGGCGATGGTGGAGATGAGCTACTCCCGCATCTGCCGCCAGCAGTGGATCCTGACCTACTTCGGCGAGGACGACGGCAGCACCTGCGGCACCTGTGACATCTGCCGGGAAGGCGGCGCGGGCACCGCACGGCCACCCACGGAGGAGGAGGCGCTCATTGTCCGGAAGGCGCTCAGCGGCGTCGCCCGCATGTCACGCCGGATCCCGGGCGGTTGGGAGGCGAAGTTCGGCCGCGGCCGCATCGTCCAGATGTTGGCGGGCAGCAAGTCCCAGGAAATCCTCTCCGCGAAGCTGGATGAACTCAGCACCTATGGCGCGCTCAAGGACAAGGGGGCTGGCTATGTGAACGCGCTCACCCGCTCCCTGTCGGATGCCGGTCTGGTTGTCACCGTCACCGGGGAGTATCCGCTGATGACCCTGACCCCCGCCGGGGAAAAGGTCATGCGCGGCGAGCGTGCCTACACCCTCCGCTGGCCGGACGCGGATGCGGGCGGAAAGCAGGTCAACCTGAAGGACCACGGCTTCGACGGCGGGCTGTATGCCATGCTGCGCGACCTGCGCGCGCGCATCGCCAAAAACGAGGATGTGCCGCCCTACGTCGTCTTCAGCAACAAGGCGCTGGAGGGGCTGGCACGCTACCGCCCCGCCGATGCGGAGCAGGCCATGCAGGTCCCCGGCATCGGTGCCGGAAAGGCGCAGCGCTATCTGAAGCCGTTCCTGAAACTCATCTCCGGCTGGAAGTAA